One stretch of Oncorhynchus clarkii lewisi isolate Uvic-CL-2024 chromosome 1, UVic_Ocla_1.0, whole genome shotgun sequence DNA includes these proteins:
- the LOC139415804 gene encoding P3 protein-like yields the protein MRTLFAFCCLFLITRGTDPPTEGRSLTDNNNMNVTADSNRRYIQIGDGTSQEFEFPENTKGVIVISSQYRSAVSTKGRESWKQTVNVSSLDSEVLSILNVSNSHAGPVKSFIISIKSGLPGRAQLLIQLLKLDQDSFPVVIEERTDYCIRVAPGRDDPAAGLIQSGVLSHFSENPVLFALLPLIFINKCAFGCKVEVEVLRGLLRKPVPLLLGVAGQFLVMPLYAYGLSRLGSLPKALSLGLVITCSAPGGGGGYLYSLLLGGDVTLAISMTLVSTVVAAAAMPLSSALYGRLLGVHAALHVPFIKILGTLLFIAIPISLGMLVKLRLPKLTRVLLALIRPFSFVLIVGGIFMAYQMGASILANVRPQIVVAGVTVPMFGLLLGFGMGKLAGLAVPQRKTVSIEVGVQNSLLALAVMQLSFRRAEADFASQAPFIVALSSTSEMLLIVLGHFAHRKFCTPTTRTET from the coding sequence ATGAGGACGCTATTTGCATTCTGTTGTCTCTTCTTGATAACGAGAGGAACAGATCCGCCAACGGAGGGCAGGTCCCtgacagacaacaacaacatgaacGTGACGGCCGACAGTAACAGAAGGTATATACAAATCGGGGACGGGACCTCCCAAGAATTTGAGTTTCCCGAAAACACTAAGGGCGTGATTGTAATCTCCAGTCAATACCGAAGCGCCGTAAGTACGAAGGGCCGCGAGAGCTGGAAGCAGACGGTCAATGTAAGCTCCTTGGACTCGGAGGTTCTTTCCATCCTGAATGTAAGTAACAGTCATGCGGGGCCCGTGAAGAGTTTCATCATCAGCATAAAGTCTGGGTTACCGGGTCGGGCACAACTGCTCATCCAGCTATTGAAGTTGGACCAGGATTCTTTCCCTGTTGTAATTGAAGAAAGGACAGACTACTGCATCAGGGTGGCACCTGGCAGGGATGACCCAGCTGCCGGGCTCATACAGTCAGGCGTGCTGTCCCACTTTTCTGAGAACCCTGTCCTATTTGCCTTGCTGCCGCTCATCTTCATCAACAAGTGTGCCTTCGGGTgcaaggtagaggtagaggtgctGAGGGGTCTCCTGCGGAAGCCTGTGCCCCTCCTCTTGGGGGTTGCAGGGCAGTTCCTGGTCATGCCACTGTACGCCTATGGTCTGTCCAGGCTGGGTTCCCTGCCAAAGGCCCTCTCCCTGGGCCTGGTCATCACATGCTCTGCCCCGGGCGGCGGCGGAGGCTACCTCTACAGCCTGCTACTGGGCGGGGACGTCACCCTAGCCATCTCCATGACCCTGGTGTCCACAGTTGTAGCTGCAGCAGCCATGCCCCTGTCCTCTGCCCTGTACGGCAGGCTACTGGGTGTCCACGCTGCCCTCCACGTGCCCTTTATCAAGATCCTGGGCACCCTTCTCTTCATTGCCATCCCCATCTCCCTGGGCATGCTGGTGAAGCTACGTCTGCCCAAACTTACCCGCGTGCTGCTGGCACTGATCCGGCCCTTCAGCTTCGTGCTCATCGTGGGTGGCATCTTCATGGCCTACCAGATGGGGGCGTCTATCCTGGCCAACGTGAGACCTCAGATAGTGGTTGCGGGGGTGACTGTGCCCATGTTTGGGCTGCTGCTGGGGTTTGGGATGGGGAAGCTGGCAGGGCTGGCAGTGCCACAGAGGAAGACGGTCAGTATTGAGGTGGGGGTGCAGAACAGTCTCCTGGCGCTGGCGGTTATGCAGCTGTCGTTCCGGCGGGCGGAGGCTGACTTTGCGTCCCAAGCGCCCTTCATAGTGGCGCTCAGCAGCACCTCTGAGATGCTCCTCATCGTCCTCGGTCACTTTGCCCATCGAAAGTTCTGTACCCCCACCACCCGGACTGAAACCTGA